In the Raineyella fluvialis genome, CGTCGGCCCGGGAGCCGAAGCCGCGCCAGCGCGCCGGCCCGGTGACCGCGTCGGAGCCGGCCGGGAACAGCACCCGGTAGTCGGCACGCTTCCAGCCGTTGGCCCGGCAGTAGGCGTTGATCAGGACCGGGTGCACTCCGTGGGTGTGGAAGGCGCCGACGTCGCCGGTCGTCAGCGCCGTACGCTCCTTGTCGGTCAGGTCGTAGCCGTCCACGAGGATGTCGTCGGGACGCCGGACCTCGTCCGGATCCTCCAGGCGTCGCAGGTGGTCGAAGATGCATTGCTGCAGTTGGTAGAGGCTCATCGAGCCACCTCCTCGAGTTCGGCGGTCGGCGCGCCGAGCGGCGCGCTCGTCTCCGGTGTGAACAGGTCGTACGGCCAGCCGGTGTAGCACTCGGCCAGGTACTTCATGGAATCCTTCGACGATGTCACCGACTCCAGCTCACCGAGCTGGCGCTTGGTGGTGAAGCTGTTGGCGTCCGTGTGGGTGTGCAACATCTGGGTCATCCAGTAGCTGAAGTTCTGGGCCTTCCAGATCCGCTTGGCCGCCCGCTCCCCGTACGTGTCGAGCTCGGAGCGATCGCCGAGGCGCGCCCAGCGCACCAGCGCCGGGGCGAGCAGCGCGACGTCCGCGAAGGCCAGGTTGAGGCCCTTGGCGCCCGTCGGAGGGACCGTGTGCGCGGCGTCACCGGCGAGGAAGAGATTGCCGTGCTGCATCGGCTCCTGGACGAACGAGCGGAACTGCAGCACCGTCTTCTCGATGATCTCCCCGCGCTGCAGCCGAAAGCCGTCGGGGCCGGCGAGGATCTCGTCGAACCGGTCCCAGATCTGCTCATCGGTCCAGTCGTCCGCGGTGGTCGACGGGTCGCACTGGAAGTACATCCGCTGGATCTCGGGGGTTCGCTGGCTGATCAGCGCGAAGCCCGACTCGCCATGGCAGTAGATCAGCTCGTCGGCCTGGAACGGCGTTTTCGCGAGGATGCCGAACCACGCGAACGGGTAGGTCATCGTGTGCTTCACCCGGCCGGGGACGAGGTCGCGGCACTTCGACCGAGAGCCGTCGGCGCCCACGACCATCTCGCACTCGATCCGCTTCGCGGTGCCGTCGGCGTCGGTGAAGTCGATCATGGGCCGCTCGGTCTCGATGCCCTCGACGGTGACGTCCCGGACGCCGAAGCGTACGTCGCCGCCGTCCCGGGCCCGGGTGGCGGCGAGGTCGATGAAGGCGTCGTTCTGCGGGTAGAGCCAGACGGTCTGGCCGACGAGCTCCTTGAAGTCGATGTGGTGGTTCTCGCCGTTGAAGCGCAGGTAGATGCCGGCGTGCTCGTAGCCCTCGGTGGGGATCCGGCTGATCGCCCCGGTCTGCGTCAGCAGGCGGACACTGCCCGCCTCGAGGATGCCGGCCCGGTGGGTGGTGGCGATCGTGTCGTGGGTGCGGTTGTCGAGGACGACGCTGTCGACGCCGTCACGGGCGAGCAGGTGCGACAGCATCAGCCCGGCGGGGCCGCCGCCGACGATACCGACGGTGGTCCGGATGATCTCTCGATCCATGGTGCTCTCCTGGAGGGTGGGCGGGTCAGAAGGCTTCGGGGTGCTGTTCGTCGACCGGGTAGGGCCGGCCGGGGTCGGTCGCCGAGGCGAACGGGACCGGTGGCTCGGCCGGGACGACGAGGACCGCCAGCAGGCCGATCACGGCGACCACGGCGAAGAACCAGAACCCCCAGGGGTGGCCGAGGCCATTGGCGACCAGCGCACCGGTCACCATCGGGCCGGCGATCGACCCGAGCCGGCCGATGCCCGAGGTCAGGCCCATCGCGGTGCCGCGGATCTGGGAGGGGTAGAGGTGCGCGACCAACGCATAGATCAGCGTCATGGCCGAGAAGATGAAGACACCGGTGACGAAGACCACGCCGTTGAGGGCGAGGGTGTTGGTGAACCGCACGCTCAGCAGGGCCAGGAAGACCGCACCCAGCGCGAACCAGACGAGGGCCGACTTCTTGATGCCCTTGGTGTCGGCGATCCACCCGGCGAGCAGCAGGCCGACCACCGCGCCGACGTTCATCACGAAGAGCATCACCAGCGAGCTGTCGAGGGAGTAGCCGGCCGACTTCATGATCTGCGGCAGCCAGGTGAGCAGGCCGTAGACCAGCAGCAGGCCCATGAAAGCGCCGACCCAACTGGCGATGCTGGTTCGCCGGTACGTACGGCCGAGCAGCGCGGACAGCGGCAGCTTCTCCCCGGCCGCGTGCTGCGGGCGGGAGTCGGGCAGCAGGAAGAACTGGACGACCGCGAGCACCAGGCCGAGCCCGCCACCGACGTAGAAGAGGAGCTGCCAGTCGTGTCCCGCGGCCAGCGCGAAGAGCGAGGCAATGACGGCGCCGAGGTGGTAACCGGTCATCGTCACGGTGGTGGCCTTCGCCTTGTGCTTCGGCGGGGTCACCTCGCTCATGATGGTGAGGGCGACGGGTTGGACGGCGCCCAGTCCCATGCCCGCCACGAACCGGAGGATCGTGAACATCCCGACGCTGGTCGCCAGCGGCTGCAGCAGGGTGAAGACCGAGAAGATGACGACGGAGCCCACGACCGCCCAGCGGCGCCCCAGGCGGTCCGAGATCGGCCCGACCAGGCTCGCGCCGATCCCGACGCCGACCAGCGACATCGTCGCCAGCAGCGTGGCCGAGGAGGGGTGAAGCCGAGGTGCTTGGTGCCGAGCAGGGAGGGGATGACCGCGCCGAGCGTGACGAGGTCGAAGCCTTCCAGGATCACGCTGGACCAGCAGAGGATCGCGGTGACGATCTGGCCGGTCGACGCGCGGCCGTCCAGGCTTTCGCTGCCGGCGGTACGGGTGGCGGAGGCGCCGGTGTTTCGTGTGGGGGCAGTCATGGGTTGTGCTCCTCGTCCTTGAGGTGTCCACTGCGGATGCCAGCAGCGTAAGTGGCGTACGTCACGCAAAGCCAATAGATACTGCGCTTGGCCGATATCGATATTCTCTATGCATGTCGGAGGACCTGAACTCGCTGCGGACCCTGGTGATGCTCTACGAGACCCGCAGCGTCACCGCCTCGGCCGAGCAGCTGCAGGTGTCGCAGCCCACGGTCAGCTACACCCTCGCGCGGCTGCGGCGCCGCTTCGGCGACGACCTGTTCCGGCGGGAGGGGAACACCCTGGTCCCGACGAGCCGGGCCACCCGCCTCTACGACGAGCTGCACGAGCCCCTGGCCCGGATCGAGCAGGTCGCCGCCAACTCGGTGGCCACCAGCTTCGACCCGACCGCTCTGCACGGGGAGTTGGTGCTCGCGCTCTCGTCGATGGGCGAGATCTCCTGGCTCCCGATCATCCTGCGGGCCGTCGAGCGGGCCGCTCCGGGCGTACGGCTGCGGGTGACCCCGCTGGCCATCGACTCGGTCGAGGAGGATCTGGTCCGCGGTGTGGTCGATCTCGCCATCACCATGACCGTGCTGCGGACCGACCGCATCTGGCGGGAAACGTTCTTCGACGTGCAGTACGTGGCGGTCACCGGTGCGGCGCATCCGCTCGGGCCGGGGAGGAGGCGCTGCGAGGCCGGCGGTTCGTCGAGGTCGCGGGGCGGGCGGGCCACGTCTTCCTGCGCGAGGCGTTGTACGAGCACGGGCTCGCGGACCGGGTGCTCCTCGTCGTCGACGGGTACGCGGCGGTACCGCACGTGCTGGAGAGCACCGATCTGGTGGCCTTCCTGCCCCGGTACTTCGCCGAGGTCCACAAGGAGCACCACGATCTGGCCATCCGCGCCCTGCCGTGGGAGGTCCCGAGCCCTCCGACCGCCGTCTACACCCGCGGCGAGGCGAGCCTGTCGCCGGCCCAGGCCTGGCTGAGGGGTCTCGCGCTCGACGCGCTGCGGGAGGCGCTGCCTCGCTGGGAGCCGCTCAGGCCCTGAGGGCGCCGCCGCAGCAGGCCGGGATCTCCCGGCGCAGCAACTCGATCGCCTCGCTCACCTTGTCGAGGAAGGCGGCCGACGGCGCGACGACGTGACGGTGCGGATGGGGCGCCCACGCCGTGAGGATCCGCGCATCGATCGCCGCGGCATCCTCGGCGGACTCGATCCGCAGGGGGTTCTGGCGGTTGTAGCCCTGGTCCGCCCGTGGCGTGCGCAGGTGGATGACGGCGTCGTAGCGGGCGAGTTCCCGCTCCAGCGTCGTCCCCAGGGACGCCCAGTACTCCTCGGCCGCTCCGGGCCAGTACGCCGTCCCGTCCACCGTGCCCCGATCGCAGACCTCCACCGCCGGAGCAGTGCTGTCGCTCACCGCCTCCAGTTCTCGCTGGACGTAGTAGATCGCCCGCTGACCGGCCTGGCGGCAGGCCACGGTGTCCTTGCGGGGAAATCCGCCACCGAAGACGACTCCGGCCGACTCCTGCACGACGACAACATGCGAACAGAACGTCTGGCGCACCAGTTCCAACAGGGCCGTCTTGCCCGCCCCGGGACCGCCGGTGACGACGACGCGGCGGCGCTGGTGGGGCGGGTGCACCCGCAATTCGTCATTCCGCCCCCTGACCCCCGCGGTTGCCTCGCGTTCCTCGGTCGGCGGCGTCGTGAGCGGGTCGGTCCCTTCCGCGCCCGTTCCCACGGAGGCTGTGTCCCCTGAGCTACCGGTGATCAGCGGGGTGTCGACGAGGCAGTGATCGCCGAAACCCGCCGGGTCCACTCCGAGGCCCTGGGCGAACCGGGCCCACAGGTTCACCGCCGCGATCGCGGCGGTCAGCTCGACCAGCCGACGCTCGCTGAAAGCGGCCGCCATCACCTGTCGCACCTCGTCGTCCACGGTGATCGGGGTCGTCGACATCCCCGGGCGTACGCGATGACCAGGCGTTCCGAGGGGCTGAAGCTCTTCGTCACGTCCTCGCGTCGATCGCGCAGTGCGTACACCTCGGCATCGGTGATGCCCACCTGTCGGTGCCGGTGCGCGTTCATGTCGATGCAGAACGGGCAGTTCAGCGTCAACGAAGCGGTCAGCCGGGCGAGCCGGAGCGTACGTTCCGGCAGGTCGCGGCCCGCCGTCGGCGCCAGCGCCTCCAGCGCCCCGGCACCGGCCGCGACCTTCGGCGACCAGGCGAGCAGGCGCGCGGTCGCCAGCCGGCGCCCGATGATGCGCTCGGAGACGGCGACGCCGAGACGTATCAGCGGGTTGCGCAGCTGGGGCTCGGGGATCACGGGAGTCATCAGGTCCTCCGTCGGCGTCGCGGCAGGCCGACCCATCGCGGCACGCGGCGACGGTAGTCCTCGTACGCCTCGCCGAAGCGCTCCTGCAGCGCACGTTCCTCGGGGAGGATCTGGAACGCGGTGAGGATCCCGGTCAGGGCCGCGATCGGCCAGACCGCTCGCACCGCGCCGAGCCATGCGGCGTTGCTGACGAGGGCCCCGGCGAGGGAGAGGTACATCGGGTTGCGGGTGAAGCGGTAGACCCGCTCGGTGACGAGGGCACTGGCGTGCTCGGGAGTCCCGGGATGGACGGTCGTGCCGCGCCGGAGGAACTCACTGACCGCGGCGATCCCGAGCACGGCGCTGGCCGTGCCGACCGTCCCGGCGAGGAGGAAGCGCGGTGACCCCGGGCGGCGCCGGTAGTCCGGGCGGCCGGCGAGGAGCCACTGCGTGACCCCGAGGCCGAGCGCCCAGAGCGGCGGCGGGATACGCGTGTCGAGCGGCGTTGCCATGGCGGAAGCGTAGCGGGGCGTCGGCTCCGGCGGGGGTCGACCGGGAGGGCCGGTCGGACCGGCCGGGCCCGGCCGGCCCGGGCGTACGCTCACGGGCCGAGGTGCACCCAGGTCGCGACCGATGGGACCCGCTGCTGGTCGACGACGGTGAGCATGTACCAGCCCGGCCGGGCCTCGTCGGCGCTCGCCGGCGCGTCCACCTCGAGTTGCCCACCTCCCTGGTCCACGATCGGCAGGTCGACCAGGCGCTGGTCGCAGTCGAAGGCGTGGGTGGTGGCTCCGGGGCTGATGAGCTGGGCCCAGAGCAGGTTCCCGGCCTGCGGCGAGCCGATGGTGATCCGCTGACCGAAGGTCCACTGTTCGGCGACCTGACCGATCTCGGGGCGGCTCGGCGCGAACAGGTACGGCGGTCGGTAGATCTCCAGTCGGAGCTCCTCGTTGGCCTGCGGTGGCTCCCAGGGGGCCAGGTGTCCGTACGGCGGGGGATTGCCCGAGGCAGCGGCGACCCGGCCGTCGGGCAGCAGCAGCGCGACGGAGTGGTAGAGCCGGACCACTTTGGCGACGGCGGCCGGTGACCAGCGGTCGGTCTCGGGGTGGTAGATCTCCGCCTGCAGGCGCGGGATGGGGGCGTCGGTCCCCTCATGGGCGATAGCGCCGCCACTGACGAGGATCGTACGATCGGGCAGGATCACCGCGTTGAGGTGGATCCGCGGCAGGCTGAGCGGCATCGACCGGCCCCACCGGTTGTCGTCGGCGCCGGCGTCGATGATCTCCGTGTGTCCGGTCGCGTCCATGTTCTCCATCCCCATGCCACCGCCGATCAGCATCACCCGATGCTGTTGTGCCGGCGGCAGCAGGACGCTGGAGGACTGGTTGCGCAGGGTGGCGTCGACCTCGGCGCCCTGGGCCGGTTGGAAGGTCACGGCGTGGTTGCCGAGGTGGAGGGTGCCGGACTGCTGCGGTCGCCCGTCGTCCATCCGACCACCGCTGAAGAAGACCCGGCCTGCGCCGAGCGGGAAGAGGTGGGCGTAGAACGGCAGTCCGACGAAGTTCGCCGGTGGGTTGAGGTGTCCCCAGGTGTCGGTGGCCGGGTCGTAGACCTCGAACCCGGCGTTGAGGTCGCCATTGGTGTCGTTCTTCCCACTGACGGTCAGCACCCGGCCGTCGGGCAGGGTGACCAGCGTCGGGTACCACCGGCCGTGCGCCATCGGTGGGCGGGCCGACCAGGTCTCGGTCACCGGGTCGAAGGATGCCGACTCGCGTTGGCCGAGGTTGTTGCCGTCGTTGTAGCTCTGGTTGCCGCCGGCCACGAAGAGCCGGCCGTCGGGCAGGGCGGAGTGGCCGCAGCAGAAGTAGTCGTAGATCCGCCCATCCATCCGGCGCAGCGTGGGCGGATGGTCGAAGGTGGCACCGGCGGGGTCCCACACGACGCTGGTGTAGAGGCCGGCGGCGATGTTGCCGAGGTCGGGGGAGGCGTCGCGGACCTGGTTGTTGCCGGATCCGGCGAAGAAGAGCACCTTGCCCGTTCGCAGCAGGGCCGCGTGGATGGCCAGGACCTGGGAGGAGAAGGGCAGCACCTCCCAGGTGCCGTGGACGGCCGGATCCTCGCGCAGGGCGACCGTGCCGAGGAAGGCCTCGTTCAGCCCCGGCGGGGCGTCGACGGCGGCGACGATCAACTCGGGTCCGCTGCCGAGGTCGGCGACCGCGATGCCGGCGCCCTGGTTCTCCCAGGAGTACCAGTTGTTC is a window encoding:
- a CDS encoding 4-hydroxybenzoate 3-monooxygenase, whose product is MDREIIRTTVGIVGGGPAGLMLSHLLARDGVDSVVLDNRTHDTIATTHRAGILEAGSVRLLTQTGAISRIPTEGYEHAGIYLRFNGENHHIDFKELVGQTVWLYPQNDAFIDLAATRARDGGDVRFGVRDVTVEGIETERPMIDFTDADGTAKRIECEMVVGADGSRSKCRDLVPGRVKHTMTYPFAWFGILAKTPFQADELIYCHGESGFALISQRTPEIQRMYFQCDPSTTADDWTDEQIWDRFDEILAGPDGFRLQRGEIIEKTVLQFRSFVQEPMQHGNLFLAGDAAHTVPPTGAKGLNLAFADVALLAPALVRWARLGDRSELDTYGERAAKRIWKAQNFSYWMTQMLHTHTDANSFTTKRQLGELESVTSSKDSMKYLAECYTGWPYDLFTPETSAPLGAPTAELEEVAR
- a CDS encoding MFS transporter, yielding MDTSRTRSTTHDCPHTKHRRLRHPYRRQRKPGRPRVDRPDRHRDPLLVQRDPGRLRPRHARRGHPLPARHQAPRLHPSSATLLATMSLVGVGIGASLVGPISDRLGRRWAVVGSVVIFSVFTLLQPLATSVGMFTILRFVAGMGLGAVQPVALTIMSEVTPPKHKAKATTVTMTGYHLGAVIASLFALAAGHDWQLLFYVGGGLGLVLAVVQFFLLPDSRPQHAAGEKLPLSALLGRTYRRTSIASWVGAFMGLLLVYGLLTWLPQIMKSAGYSLDSSLVMLFVMNVGAVVGLLLAGWIADTKGIKKSALVWFALGAVFLALLSVRFTNTLALNGVVFVTGVFIFSAMTLIYALVAHLYPSQIRGTAMGLTSGIGRLGSIAGPMVTGALVANGLGHPWGFWFFAVVAVIGLLAVLVVPAEPPVPFASATDPGRPYPVDEQHPEAF
- a CDS encoding ATP-binding protein, translating into MSTTPITVDDEVRQVMAAAFSERRLVELTAAIAAVNLWARFAQGLGVDPAGFGDHCLVDTPLITGSSGDTASVGTGAEGTDPLTTPPTEEREATAGVRGRNDELRVHPPHQRRRVVVTGGPGAGKTALLELVRQTFCSHVVVVQESAGVVFGGGFPRKDTVACRQAGQRAIYYVQRELEAVSDSTAPAVEVCDRGTVDGTAYWPGAAEEYWASLGTTLERELARYDAVIHLRTPRADQGYNRQNPLRIESAEDAAAIDARILTAWAPHPHRHVVAPSAAFLDKVSEAIELLRREIPACCGGALRA
- a CDS encoding carboxymuconolactone decarboxylase family protein is translated as MTPVIPEPQLRNPLIRLGVAVSERIIGRRLATARLLAWSPKVAAGAGALEALAPTAGRDLPERTLRLARLTASLTLNCPFCIDMNAHRHRQVGITDAEVYALRDRREDVTKSFSPSERLVIAYARGCRRPRSPWTTRCDR
- a CDS encoding methyltransferase family protein, whose translation is MATPLDTRIPPPLWALGLGVTQWLLAGRPDYRRRPGSPRFLLAGTVGTASAVLGIAAVSEFLRRGTTVHPGTPEHASALVTERVYRFTRNPMYLSLAGALVSNAAWLGAVRAVWPIAALTGILTAFQILPEERALQERFGEAYEDYRRRVPRWVGLPRRRRRT
- a CDS encoding galactose oxidase-like domain-containing protein, which produces MIPTPFLAVPDWFSWENQGLDLDTADLDHDGRPDLVLLTVDHAPQQNRGLYRLGHALDATGAPTGGWTPWLDVPDWFSRQTQGAGVAVGDLTGTGRTDLVVLMVDDGPQQNRGVYRIGRGLDPATGEVSAGWSDWVDVPDWFSWENQGASLALADLTGSGHLDLIVAMVDNGPERNRGLFRIGHDLDPATGTVTGGWTGWIDVPDWYSWENQDIAVTVADLTGSGSHDLVVLGVDNPIGQNQAYYRVASGLDGQGVPAGGWSSLLGVNNWYSWENQGAGIAVADLGSGPELIVAAVDAPPGLNEAFLGTVALREDPAVHGTWEVLPFSSQVLAIHAALLRTGKVLFFAGSGNNQVRDASPDLGNIAAGLYTSVVWDPAGATFDHPPTLRRMDGRIYDYFCCGHSALPDGRLFVAGGNQSYNDGNNLGQRESASFDPVTETWSARPPMAHGRWYPTLVTLPDGRVLTVSGKNDTNGDLNAGFEVYDPATDTWGHLNPPANFVGLPFYAHLFPLGAGRVFFSGGRMDDGRPQQSGTLHLGNHAVTFQPAQGAEVDATLRNQSSSVLLPPAQQHRVMLIGGGMGMENMDATGHTEIIDAGADDNRWGRSMPLSLPRIHLNAVILPDRTILVSGGAIAHEGTDAPIPRLQAEIYHPETDRWSPAAVAKVVRLYHSVALLLPDGRVAAASGNPPPYGHLAPWEPPQANEELRLEIYRPPYLFAPSRPEIGQVAEQWTFGQRITIGSPQAGNLLWAQLISPGATTHAFDCDQRLVDLPIVDQGGGQLEVDAPASADEARPGWYMLTVVDQQRVPSVATWVHLGP